ATTTATTACAAAAGAATATCATGGCACATACACACGAATCAAATACAAAAAGAATCTGGGTTGTTTTCGGATTACTATCCATCATCACAACTGTAGAAGTTATTTTAGGTATTATAAAACCACATTCATTGTACATGACAGATTTACTGTCTATGAACTTACTGAACTGGATTTTCATAATTCTTACTGTTGTTAAAGCATACTATATTATGTGGGCTTTTATGCACCTTGAAGGAGAAAAAAGTAATTTTAGATGGTCAATAGTTGGACCGTTAGTTTTTTTAATTATCTATTTAGTGTTCATCTTGCTAGTAGAAGGTAATTATATCTTTGATGTGTTTAAAAATTCTGAATATAAATGGATTTTTTAATAGCATATTAAATTATAAAAAAGGCGGTTATTCAACCGCCTTTTTTTATTTTTGTACTCACAAAATAAAGGCCTTACATAATGAAAAAATATATTGTTCTTACGGTTCTTTTTGCACTTCCCATCTGTGCTTATTTATTCTTCGCTTCCGGTGTGAACAGCTTCGCTAAATTACCCACCGTTACCCCTAACATTAAAGAACTTTCCGATTGGAAATCGCTGGATGGCGAAAAAGTTCAGATGAAAGAGAAAATCACCATTCTTGGCTTTCCGGGTTCGGAAATGCTGTATAACAAAGGAGACGCTTTTAACCTGGACCAGAAGATTTATAATAAGAACAGAGAGTTTACCGATTTTCAGGTGGTGATGATTGCTCCGGAAGGAACAGAAGATCAGGCAAAGCAATTGAAAAGTGAACTTAGCGGTATTTCCGATTTAGCGGTGTGGCATTATGTGTTTGCCAAACCGGAGGAAATCCAGGCCTACTACAATTCCCTGAAACTGGTTGGCAAGCTGGACGACAAACTCAGAACGCCAAATGTTTTTATCATCGATAAAGATTTAAACCTCAGAGGCCGGAAAGGGAAAAACAAAAAAGGAGAAGACGAATACAAAGAAGGTTA
This region of Flavobacterium inviolabile genomic DNA includes:
- a CDS encoding cytochrome C oxidase subunit IV family protein, which produces MAHTHESNTKRIWVVFGLLSIITTVEVILGIIKPHSLYMTDLLSMNLLNWIFIILTVVKAYYIMWAFMHLEGEKSNFRWSIVGPLVFLIIYLVFILLVEGNYIFDVFKNSEYKWIF